One part of the Quercus lobata isolate SW786 chromosome 7, ValleyOak3.0 Primary Assembly, whole genome shotgun sequence genome encodes these proteins:
- the LOC115951327 gene encoding kinesin-like protein KIN-10B isoform X1, translating into MANQTVKCSTPTKSTNSSISKVRVIVRVRPFLFHEISGKNDDPKPCISVLDQECESSSEEVAVYLKDKDTSRNECYRLDSFFGQEDNNVSQIFYREVSPLIPGIFRGYNATVFAYGATGSGKTYTMQGTDEDPGLMPLAMSTILTMCQSTGSTAEISYYEVYMDRCYDLLELKGKEIAVLDDKNGQIHLRGLSQVPVKSMSEFYETFSCGIQRRKVAHTGLNDVSSRSHGVLVIAVSTPCGDGSEAVVTGKLNLIDLAGNEDNRRTCNEGIRLLESAKINQSLFALSNVIYALNNNKTRVPYRESKLTRILQDSLGGISRALMVACLNPGEYQESVHTVSLAARSRHVSNFVPSSHKLETPKVRMDMEAKLLAWLDSRGKTKSAQRIGPFNSPFTSKTLGSLSSVKKASLYPSSVKAKGSTKQGASKAKERFAPVPFINLNNNEGLADACLETGEIADKSNIEAIEASADGIVPVSNTFLPGNCQMHSCVTKNELQSSVRKALSPIKNNVNQKPLNERSSTDQLCPALFEPVTPQRPCILKSPNKSEMVGPSLDKFHARSSNLKTSLIQEYIGFLNTASKEELLELKGIGLKMAEYILELRETSPLKSLSDLEKIGLSSKQVYNLFSKAARGIFDRLEDSSPSSSDIYKLNQ; encoded by the exons ATGGCAAATCAAACCGTTAAGTGTTCTACTCCTACAAAGTCCACGAACTCTTCGATCTCCAAGGTCAGAGTCATAGTAAGGGTACGTCCCTTTCTCTTTCACGAAATTTCTGGCAAGAACGATGACCCGAAACCGTGCATTTCCGTTCTTGATCAAGAATGCGAGTCCTCCAGTGAAGAAGTAGCTGTTTACCTCAAAGATAAAGATACCAG CCGAAACGAATGTTATAGGTTGGACTCTTTCTTTGGCCAAGAGGACAACAATGTGAGTCAGATCTTTTACAGGGAAGTTAGCCCTTTGATTCCGGGTATTTTCCGTGGCTACAATGCCACTGTGTTTGCCTATGGTGCTACCGGTAGTGGAAAGACTTATACCATGCAG GGTACTGATGAGGATCCAGGTCTAATGCCGCTGGCCATGTCTACAATTCTCACAATGTGCCAAAGCACAGGAAGCACAGCAGAGATTTCGTACTATGAGGTCTATATGGACAGGTGCTACGATCTTTTAGAGCTCAAGGGGAAGGAAATTGCAGTTTTGGATGATAAAAACGGGCAAATTCATCTCCGCGGACTATCTCAGGTCCCTGTGAAGTCGATGTCTGAATTCTATGagacattttcttgtgggaTTCAGAGGAGGAAAGTCGCGCACACCGGGCTTAACGATGTCTCTAGTAGGAGCCATGGGGTGCTAGTGATTGCTGTTTCTACTCCTTGTGGTGATGGCTCTGAGGCTGTTGTTACTGGGAAGCTGAACCTTATAGACTTGGCAG GTAATGAAGATAATAGAAGGACCTGCAATGAAGGAATTCGTCTCCTAGAGAGTGCCAAGATCAACCAGTCCTTGTTTGCATTGTCCAATGTGATTTATGCActgaataataacaaaacccGCGTGCCCTATAGAGAAAGCAAATTGACCCGTATATTGCAAGACTCACTTGGTGGGATAAGCCGTGCTTTAATGGTTGCTTGCCTG AATCCAGGAGAGTACCAGGAATCTGTTCATACTGTGAGCTTGGCTGCTCGGTCAAGGCACGTATCCAATTTTGTTCCTTCATCACATAAGCTAGAGACCCCAAAGGTTAGAATGGACATGGAGGCCAAACTGCTTGCTTGGCTTGACTCTAGAGGCAAGACAAAGAGTGCACAACGAATTGGACCATTCAATTCTCCTTTTACGAGCAAAACTCTGGGTTCATTGAGCTCTGTTAAGAAAGCCAGTCTCTATCCCAGCTCTGTGAAAGCAAAGGGTAGTACCAAACAAGGTGCTTCTAAGGCAAAAGAAAG GTTTGCTCCCGTGCCTTTCATAAATTTAAACAACAACGAAGGTCTGGCCGATGCTTGCTTGGAG ACTGGGGAGATTGCTGATAAGTCAAATATAGAAGCGATTGAGGCTTCTGCTGATGGAATTGTGCCTGTGTCAAATACATTCTTGCCTGGTAATTGTCAAATGCATTCTTGCGTGACGAAAAATGAACTGCAGAGTTCTGTGAGAAAAGCTCTCTCTCCCATAAAAAACAATGTAAATCAAAAGCCCCTTAATGAACGCTCATCCACAGATCAATTATGCCCAGCTTTGTTTGAGCCAGTTACTCCCCAAAGACCTTGTATTTTGAAATCTCCAAACAAGTCGGAAATGGTTGGCCCCTCACTTGATAAATTCCATGCAAGGAGCTCCAATTTGAAG ACCTCTCTTATTCAGGAGTATATTGGTTTCTTAAATACAGCCAGCAA AGAGGAGCTACTGGAGTTAAAG GGGATTGGATTGAAAATGGCAGAATACATACTTGAGCTCAGGGAAACAAGCCCTTTAAAATCG TTGAGCGATTTGGAGAAGATTGGCCTTTCATCCAAGCAG GTTTATAACTTGTTCAGCAAAGCTGCCAGAGGAATATTTGATAGACTAGAAGATTCATCACCCAGTAGTTCAGACATCTACAAGTTAAATCAATAG
- the LOC115951327 gene encoding kinesin-like protein KIN-10B isoform X2, with amino-acid sequence MANQTVKCSTPTKSTNSSISKVRVIVRVRPFLFHEISGKNDDPKPCISVLDQECESSSEEVAVYLKDKDTSRNECYRLDSFFGQEDNNVSQIFYREVSPLIPGIFRGYNATVFAYGATGSGKTYTMQGTDEDPGLMPLAMSTILTMCQSTGSTAEISYYEVYMDRCYDLLELKGKEIAVLDDKNGQIHLRGLSQVPVKSMSEFYETFSCGIQRRKVAHTGLNDVSSRSHGVLVIAVSTPCGDGSEAVVTGKLNLIDLAGNEDNRRTCNEGIRLLESAKINQSLFALSNVIYALNNNKTRVPYRESKLTRILQDSLGGISRALMVACLNPGEYQESVHTVSLAARSRHVSNFVPSSHKLETPKVRMDMEAKLLAWLDSRGKTKSAQRIGPFNSPFTSKTLGSLSSVKKASLYPSSVKAKGSTKQGASKAKERFAPVPFINLNNNEGLADACLETGEIADKSNIEAIEASADGIVPVSNTFLPDQLCPALFEPVTPQRPCILKSPNKSEMVGPSLDKFHARSSNLKTSLIQEYIGFLNTASKEELLELKGIGLKMAEYILELRETSPLKSLSDLEKIGLSSKQVYNLFSKAARGIFDRLEDSSPSSSDIYKLNQ; translated from the exons ATGGCAAATCAAACCGTTAAGTGTTCTACTCCTACAAAGTCCACGAACTCTTCGATCTCCAAGGTCAGAGTCATAGTAAGGGTACGTCCCTTTCTCTTTCACGAAATTTCTGGCAAGAACGATGACCCGAAACCGTGCATTTCCGTTCTTGATCAAGAATGCGAGTCCTCCAGTGAAGAAGTAGCTGTTTACCTCAAAGATAAAGATACCAG CCGAAACGAATGTTATAGGTTGGACTCTTTCTTTGGCCAAGAGGACAACAATGTGAGTCAGATCTTTTACAGGGAAGTTAGCCCTTTGATTCCGGGTATTTTCCGTGGCTACAATGCCACTGTGTTTGCCTATGGTGCTACCGGTAGTGGAAAGACTTATACCATGCAG GGTACTGATGAGGATCCAGGTCTAATGCCGCTGGCCATGTCTACAATTCTCACAATGTGCCAAAGCACAGGAAGCACAGCAGAGATTTCGTACTATGAGGTCTATATGGACAGGTGCTACGATCTTTTAGAGCTCAAGGGGAAGGAAATTGCAGTTTTGGATGATAAAAACGGGCAAATTCATCTCCGCGGACTATCTCAGGTCCCTGTGAAGTCGATGTCTGAATTCTATGagacattttcttgtgggaTTCAGAGGAGGAAAGTCGCGCACACCGGGCTTAACGATGTCTCTAGTAGGAGCCATGGGGTGCTAGTGATTGCTGTTTCTACTCCTTGTGGTGATGGCTCTGAGGCTGTTGTTACTGGGAAGCTGAACCTTATAGACTTGGCAG GTAATGAAGATAATAGAAGGACCTGCAATGAAGGAATTCGTCTCCTAGAGAGTGCCAAGATCAACCAGTCCTTGTTTGCATTGTCCAATGTGATTTATGCActgaataataacaaaacccGCGTGCCCTATAGAGAAAGCAAATTGACCCGTATATTGCAAGACTCACTTGGTGGGATAAGCCGTGCTTTAATGGTTGCTTGCCTG AATCCAGGAGAGTACCAGGAATCTGTTCATACTGTGAGCTTGGCTGCTCGGTCAAGGCACGTATCCAATTTTGTTCCTTCATCACATAAGCTAGAGACCCCAAAGGTTAGAATGGACATGGAGGCCAAACTGCTTGCTTGGCTTGACTCTAGAGGCAAGACAAAGAGTGCACAACGAATTGGACCATTCAATTCTCCTTTTACGAGCAAAACTCTGGGTTCATTGAGCTCTGTTAAGAAAGCCAGTCTCTATCCCAGCTCTGTGAAAGCAAAGGGTAGTACCAAACAAGGTGCTTCTAAGGCAAAAGAAAG GTTTGCTCCCGTGCCTTTCATAAATTTAAACAACAACGAAGGTCTGGCCGATGCTTGCTTGGAG ACTGGGGAGATTGCTGATAAGTCAAATATAGAAGCGATTGAGGCTTCTGCTGATGGAATTGTGCCTGTGTCAAATACATTCTTGCCTG ATCAATTATGCCCAGCTTTGTTTGAGCCAGTTACTCCCCAAAGACCTTGTATTTTGAAATCTCCAAACAAGTCGGAAATGGTTGGCCCCTCACTTGATAAATTCCATGCAAGGAGCTCCAATTTGAAG ACCTCTCTTATTCAGGAGTATATTGGTTTCTTAAATACAGCCAGCAA AGAGGAGCTACTGGAGTTAAAG GGGATTGGATTGAAAATGGCAGAATACATACTTGAGCTCAGGGAAACAAGCCCTTTAAAATCG TTGAGCGATTTGGAGAAGATTGGCCTTTCATCCAAGCAG GTTTATAACTTGTTCAGCAAAGCTGCCAGAGGAATATTTGATAGACTAGAAGATTCATCACCCAGTAGTTCAGACATCTACAAGTTAAATCAATAG